From one Culex quinquefasciatus strain JHB chromosome 3, VPISU_Cqui_1.0_pri_paternal, whole genome shotgun sequence genomic stretch:
- the LOC6047073 gene encoding RNA polymerase II degradation factor 1 isoform X4, with product MSKFAWVTLATNDSYSLGALVVAHSLKRVHTAHQLAVLITPGVSESMKNKLRTVFNLVEEVNLLDSKDKSNLALLKRPELGITFTKLHCWRLTQYEKCVFLDADTLVLRNCDELFEREELSAAPDVGWPDCFNSGVYVYKPNLETFSSLMEYAVSHGSFDGGDQGLLNWYFSDWAHKDIAKHLPFVYNTSSVASYSYLPAFKQFGQNTKILHFIGTAKPWLQNFNSETRKVYIPGGYQHLANFLQFWWDIFCEDVHSRLSADMSELLRDKLDVSQQQRVFDPWIKPVPVSGSAYRSVGTDYLAPQGQQQHFHQGGQQFGDGGGGGGLDANGNYGTQAWHAREEFIPSYETLTEYVDPWEDYLRKQDEERERRALEGQKREEERLYFQYLDNQRNQEHQQWLQQQQQSDHTHHEHPHHEHHHHQANVFQSTEHWVENVQSRDQQGHWENPPQPAPQMPPTSDWQPEHHAEHHHHHPAEQQQHHDQSQGGTHTGHESGVSADGGGGGGGGGNEFHQQEQTQQHQESHPQQEQQHQEGDGSGLAGALSQLHLGEPKSSEQEAYEEHMRRQCWESGNIDYMGRDSFDNIWRRIKQTLDEAAAAAAAKESTPPTPVRAISPAPMRFRHSSKSRSRSTTPKRDMRDRSPTPQPEDNVPVEKKEVQIEPAIQEEDDGPSAAAQLDESAKRSKLPAPPVQYDPKTSTTTLTKKVFAGYQQVITTKSPEGKTHTHTKTVYDPSVDEVDAPIKVASAPVVETEQKATPPPVTSTSSSPPPRAEEVPTTKSTPPRVSASPKPQMPQPQQQQVAQETMAANKPKKSTFTNLFLSCLPCTKRKGLK from the exons AATTCGCCTGGGTGACGCTAGCGACCAATGATTCGTACTCGCTGGGCGCCCTGGTCGTGGCGCACTCGCTCAAGCGGGTCCACACGGCACACCAGCTGGCCGTCCTGATAACGCCCGGCGTGTCCGAGTCGATGAA gAACAAACTGCGCACAGTGTTCAACCTGGTCGAGGAGGTCAACCTGCTCGACTCGAAGGACAAAAGCAACCTGGCCCTGCTGAAGCGTCCCGAGCTGGGCATCACATTCACAAAGCTGCACTGCTGGCGCCTCACGCAGTACGAGAAGTGCGTCTTCCTGGACGCGGACACCCTGGTCCTTCGGAACTGCGACGAGCTGTTCGAGCGGGAGGAACTGTCGGCCGCTCCGGACGTCGGTTGGCCCGACTGCTTCAACTCGGGCGTGTACGTGTACAAGCCGAACCTGGAAACGTTCAGCAGCCTGATGGAGTACGCGGTGTCGCACGGCAGCTTCGACGGCGGCGACCAGGGCCTGCTCAACTGGTACTTTTCCGACTGGGCCCACAAGGACATTGCAAAGCACTTGCCGTTCGTGTACAACACCTCGTCGGTGGCGTCCTACTCGTACCTTCCGGCGTTTAAGCA GTTCGGCCAAAACACCAAGATCCTTCACTTTATCGGCACGGCCAAACCGTGGCTGCAGAACTTCAACTCGGAGACGCGCAAGGTTTACATCCCGGGCGGTTACCAGCATCTGGCCAACTTCCTTCAGTTCTGGTGGGACATCTTCTGCGAAGACGTCCACTCGCGCCTCAGCGCCGATATG TCTGAACTACTTAGGGATAAACTAGACGTGAGTCAACAG CAACGCGTGTTTGATCCGTGGATTAAGCCCGTTCCGGTCAGTGGTAGTGCGTACCGGTCGGTGGGAACCGACTACTTGGCACCGCAAGGTCAGCAACAGCATTTCCACCAGGGTGGTCAGCAATTTGGTGAtggaggtggtggtggtggcttaGACGCTAACGGTAACTATGGCACGCAAGCTTGGCACGCGCGGGAAGAGTTCATTCCTAGCTATGAGACCCTGACGGAGTACGTAGACCCCTGGGAAGACTATCTGCGCAAGCAGGACGAAGAGCGCGAACGACGTGCTCTGGAAGGACAAAAGCGTGAAGAAGAACGACTGTACTTCCAGTATCTGGACAACCAACGCAACCAGGAACATCAACAATGGttgcaacaacagcagcaatcAGATCATACCCATCACGAACATCCTCATCACGAGCATCACCATCACCAAGCTAATGTTTTTCAGAGCACAGAGCACTGGGTAGAAAACGTGCAATCCCGTGACCAGCAGGGTCACTGGGAAAACCCGCCACAACCGGCACCACAAATGCCGCCGACCTCCGACTGGCAGCCGGAGCACCACGCGGAACACCATCATCACCATCCAGCAGAGCAACAACAGCACCACGATCAGTCACAGGGGGGAACTCATACGGGGCATGAGAGTGGCGTGAGTgccgatggtggtggtggtggtggcggcggcggcaatGAGTTCCATCAGCAGGAACAAACGCAACAACATCAAGAATCACACCCACAACAAGAACAGCAACATCAGGAAGGTGACGGG AGTGGCCTTGCCGGAGCGTTATCTCAGCTGCACCTCGGTGAACCGAAATCCAGCGAACAGGAAGCCTACGAGGAGCACATGCGCCGCCAGTGCTGGGAATCGGGCAACATTGACTACATGGGACGGGACTCGTTCGACAACATCTGGCGTCGCATCAAGCAAACCCTGGACGAAGCAGCAGCCGCGGCCGCTGCCAAGGAATCGACCCCGCCAACCCCGGTCCGTGCCATCAGTCCTGCTCCGATGCGCTTCCGCCACTCGTCCAAGTCCCGCTCGCGGTCCACCACGCCCAAACGGGACATGCGGGACCGGTCGCCCACTCCGCAGCCCGAGGACAACGTACCTGTCGAGAAGAAGGAAG TTCAAATCGAGCCGGCAATTCAGGAAGAGGACGACGGTCCAAGTGCGGCCGCCCAACTGGACGAGAGTGCCAAGCGTTCGAAACTGCCAGCGCCGCCGGTCCAGTACGATCCGAAGACGAGTACGACTACACTGACCAAGAAAGTATTTGCAGGTTACCAACAGGTCATCACCACGAAAAGTCCCGAGGGTAAGACCCATACGCATACCAAAACCGTGTACGACCCCAGTGTCGACGAGGTCGACGCTCCGATCAAAGTAGCCTCCGCCCCCGTCGTGGAAACCGAACAGAAAGCCACGCCCCCTCCAGTGACGTCCACTTCTTCGTCGCCACCACCACGAGCCGAAGAAGTGCCGACGACCAAATCGACTCCTCCACGAGTCTCAGCCTCTCCCAAACCTCAGATGCCgcagccgcagcagcagcaggttgcCCAGGAAACGATGGCAG CTAATAAACCGAAAAAGTCAACTTTCACGAATCTGTTTCTTTCGTGTCTGCCTTGTACGAAGCGAAAAGGTCTGAAAtaa
- the LOC6047073 gene encoding proteoglycan 4 isoform X8, producing MSKFAWVTLATNDSYSLGALVVAHSLKRVHTAHQLAVLITPGVSESMKNKLRTVFNLVEEVNLLDSKDKSNLALLKRPELGITFTKLHCWRLTQYEKCVFLDADTLVLRNCDELFEREELSAAPDVGWPDCFNSGVYVYKPNLETFSSLMEYAVSHGSFDGGDQGLLNWYFSDWAHKDIAKHLPFVYNTSSVASYSYLPAFKQFGQNTKILHFIGTAKPWLQNFNSETRKVYIPGGYQHLANFLQFWWDIFCEDVHSRLSADMSGLAGALSQLHLGEPKSSEQEAYEEHMRRQCWESGNIDYMGRDSFDNIWRRIKQTLDEAAAAAAAKESTPPTPVRAISPAPMRFRHSSKSRSRSTTPKRDMRDRSPTPQPEDNVPVEKKEVQIEPAIQEEDDGPSAAAQLDESAKRSKLPAPPVQYDPKTSTTTLTKKVFAGYQQVITTKSPEGKTHTHTKTVYDPSVDEVDAPIKVASAPVVETEQKATPPPVTSTSSSPPPRAEEVPTTKSTPPRVSASPKPQMPQPQQQQVAQETMAGKTPASTEPVKLIRRKRLSSPQATPPTATPPVTHALSSPSLPTAPKTVLTKTATAVKSPPKTSTTTTTSATKPTTTPSVATHHHSLPPALSRTRSAEPVTTAAANTDGAVTSEAVAPPPVPPRRKRESKVTRLGKAHQ from the exons AATTCGCCTGGGTGACGCTAGCGACCAATGATTCGTACTCGCTGGGCGCCCTGGTCGTGGCGCACTCGCTCAAGCGGGTCCACACGGCACACCAGCTGGCCGTCCTGATAACGCCCGGCGTGTCCGAGTCGATGAA gAACAAACTGCGCACAGTGTTCAACCTGGTCGAGGAGGTCAACCTGCTCGACTCGAAGGACAAAAGCAACCTGGCCCTGCTGAAGCGTCCCGAGCTGGGCATCACATTCACAAAGCTGCACTGCTGGCGCCTCACGCAGTACGAGAAGTGCGTCTTCCTGGACGCGGACACCCTGGTCCTTCGGAACTGCGACGAGCTGTTCGAGCGGGAGGAACTGTCGGCCGCTCCGGACGTCGGTTGGCCCGACTGCTTCAACTCGGGCGTGTACGTGTACAAGCCGAACCTGGAAACGTTCAGCAGCCTGATGGAGTACGCGGTGTCGCACGGCAGCTTCGACGGCGGCGACCAGGGCCTGCTCAACTGGTACTTTTCCGACTGGGCCCACAAGGACATTGCAAAGCACTTGCCGTTCGTGTACAACACCTCGTCGGTGGCGTCCTACTCGTACCTTCCGGCGTTTAAGCA GTTCGGCCAAAACACCAAGATCCTTCACTTTATCGGCACGGCCAAACCGTGGCTGCAGAACTTCAACTCGGAGACGCGCAAGGTTTACATCCCGGGCGGTTACCAGCATCTGGCCAACTTCCTTCAGTTCTGGTGGGACATCTTCTGCGAAGACGTCCACTCGCGCCTCAGCGCCGATATG AGTGGCCTTGCCGGAGCGTTATCTCAGCTGCACCTCGGTGAACCGAAATCCAGCGAACAGGAAGCCTACGAGGAGCACATGCGCCGCCAGTGCTGGGAATCGGGCAACATTGACTACATGGGACGGGACTCGTTCGACAACATCTGGCGTCGCATCAAGCAAACCCTGGACGAAGCAGCAGCCGCGGCCGCTGCCAAGGAATCGACCCCGCCAACCCCGGTCCGTGCCATCAGTCCTGCTCCGATGCGCTTCCGCCACTCGTCCAAGTCCCGCTCGCGGTCCACCACGCCCAAACGGGACATGCGGGACCGGTCGCCCACTCCGCAGCCCGAGGACAACGTACCTGTCGAGAAGAAGGAAG TTCAAATCGAGCCGGCAATTCAGGAAGAGGACGACGGTCCAAGTGCGGCCGCCCAACTGGACGAGAGTGCCAAGCGTTCGAAACTGCCAGCGCCGCCGGTCCAGTACGATCCGAAGACGAGTACGACTACACTGACCAAGAAAGTATTTGCAGGTTACCAACAGGTCATCACCACGAAAAGTCCCGAGGGTAAGACCCATACGCATACCAAAACCGTGTACGACCCCAGTGTCGACGAGGTCGACGCTCCGATCAAAGTAGCCTCCGCCCCCGTCGTGGAAACCGAACAGAAAGCCACGCCCCCTCCAGTGACGTCCACTTCTTCGTCGCCACCACCACGAGCCGAAGAAGTGCCGACGACCAAATCGACTCCTCCACGAGTCTCAGCCTCTCCCAAACCTCAGATGCCgcagccgcagcagcagcaggttgcCCAGGAAACGATGGCAGGTAAAACTCCCGCATCCACTGAACCGGTCAAATTAATCCGTCGCAAGCGACTTTCGTCACCACAAGCCACGCCCCCCACAGCCACACCTCCAGTCACTCATGCGTTGTCGTCGCCATCTTTGCCTACTGCGCCGAAAACCGTGCTCACTAAGACCGCAACGGCTGTCAAATCCCCACCAAAGACTTCTACCACTACAACTACAAGTGCTACTAAGCCTACTACGACGCCATCAGTCGCCACTCATCATCACTCACTACCACCGGCGTTGTCCAGAACCCGTTCCGCAGAACCCGTTACGACCGCCGCTGCCAACACGGACGGAGCGGTCACTTCCGAAGCAGTGGCTCCGCCACCGGTTCCACCCCGTCGCAAGCGGGAAAGTAAAGTCACTCGATTAGGTAAAGCCCACCAATAA
- the LOC6047073 gene encoding proteoglycan 4 isoform X6 yields the protein MSKFAWVTLATNDSYSLGALVVAHSLKRVHTAHQLAVLITPGVSESMKNKLRTVFNLVEEVNLLDSKDKSNLALLKRPELGITFTKLHCWRLTQYEKCVFLDADTLVLRNCDELFEREELSAAPDVGWPDCFNSGVYVYKPNLETFSSLMEYAVSHGSFDGGDQGLLNWYFSDWAHKDIAKHLPFVYNTSSVASYSYLPAFKQFGQNTKILHFIGTAKPWLQNFNSETRKVYIPGGYQHLANFLQFWWDIFCEDVHSRLSADMSELLRDKLDVSQQSGLAGALSQLHLGEPKSSEQEAYEEHMRRQCWESGNIDYMGRDSFDNIWRRIKQTLDEAAAAAAAKESTPPTPVRAISPAPMRFRHSSKSRSRSTTPKRDMRDRSPTPQPEDNVPVEKKEVQIEPAIQEEDDGPSAAAQLDESAKRSKLPAPPVQYDPKTSTTTLTKKVFAGYQQVITTKSPEGKTHTHTKTVYDPSVDEVDAPIKVASAPVVETEQKATPPPVTSTSSSPPPRAEEVPTTKSTPPRVSASPKPQMPQPQQQQVAQETMAGKTPASTEPVKLIRRKRLSSPQATPPTATPPVTHALSSPSLPTAPKTVLTKTATAVKSPPKTSTTTTTSATKPTTTPSVATHHHSLPPALSRTRSAEPVTTAAANTDGAVTSEAVAPPPVPPRRKRESKVTRLGKAHQ from the exons AATTCGCCTGGGTGACGCTAGCGACCAATGATTCGTACTCGCTGGGCGCCCTGGTCGTGGCGCACTCGCTCAAGCGGGTCCACACGGCACACCAGCTGGCCGTCCTGATAACGCCCGGCGTGTCCGAGTCGATGAA gAACAAACTGCGCACAGTGTTCAACCTGGTCGAGGAGGTCAACCTGCTCGACTCGAAGGACAAAAGCAACCTGGCCCTGCTGAAGCGTCCCGAGCTGGGCATCACATTCACAAAGCTGCACTGCTGGCGCCTCACGCAGTACGAGAAGTGCGTCTTCCTGGACGCGGACACCCTGGTCCTTCGGAACTGCGACGAGCTGTTCGAGCGGGAGGAACTGTCGGCCGCTCCGGACGTCGGTTGGCCCGACTGCTTCAACTCGGGCGTGTACGTGTACAAGCCGAACCTGGAAACGTTCAGCAGCCTGATGGAGTACGCGGTGTCGCACGGCAGCTTCGACGGCGGCGACCAGGGCCTGCTCAACTGGTACTTTTCCGACTGGGCCCACAAGGACATTGCAAAGCACTTGCCGTTCGTGTACAACACCTCGTCGGTGGCGTCCTACTCGTACCTTCCGGCGTTTAAGCA GTTCGGCCAAAACACCAAGATCCTTCACTTTATCGGCACGGCCAAACCGTGGCTGCAGAACTTCAACTCGGAGACGCGCAAGGTTTACATCCCGGGCGGTTACCAGCATCTGGCCAACTTCCTTCAGTTCTGGTGGGACATCTTCTGCGAAGACGTCCACTCGCGCCTCAGCGCCGATATG TCTGAACTACTTAGGGATAAACTAGACGTGAGTCAACAG AGTGGCCTTGCCGGAGCGTTATCTCAGCTGCACCTCGGTGAACCGAAATCCAGCGAACAGGAAGCCTACGAGGAGCACATGCGCCGCCAGTGCTGGGAATCGGGCAACATTGACTACATGGGACGGGACTCGTTCGACAACATCTGGCGTCGCATCAAGCAAACCCTGGACGAAGCAGCAGCCGCGGCCGCTGCCAAGGAATCGACCCCGCCAACCCCGGTCCGTGCCATCAGTCCTGCTCCGATGCGCTTCCGCCACTCGTCCAAGTCCCGCTCGCGGTCCACCACGCCCAAACGGGACATGCGGGACCGGTCGCCCACTCCGCAGCCCGAGGACAACGTACCTGTCGAGAAGAAGGAAG TTCAAATCGAGCCGGCAATTCAGGAAGAGGACGACGGTCCAAGTGCGGCCGCCCAACTGGACGAGAGTGCCAAGCGTTCGAAACTGCCAGCGCCGCCGGTCCAGTACGATCCGAAGACGAGTACGACTACACTGACCAAGAAAGTATTTGCAGGTTACCAACAGGTCATCACCACGAAAAGTCCCGAGGGTAAGACCCATACGCATACCAAAACCGTGTACGACCCCAGTGTCGACGAGGTCGACGCTCCGATCAAAGTAGCCTCCGCCCCCGTCGTGGAAACCGAACAGAAAGCCACGCCCCCTCCAGTGACGTCCACTTCTTCGTCGCCACCACCACGAGCCGAAGAAGTGCCGACGACCAAATCGACTCCTCCACGAGTCTCAGCCTCTCCCAAACCTCAGATGCCgcagccgcagcagcagcaggttgcCCAGGAAACGATGGCAGGTAAAACTCCCGCATCCACTGAACCGGTCAAATTAATCCGTCGCAAGCGACTTTCGTCACCACAAGCCACGCCCCCCACAGCCACACCTCCAGTCACTCATGCGTTGTCGTCGCCATCTTTGCCTACTGCGCCGAAAACCGTGCTCACTAAGACCGCAACGGCTGTCAAATCCCCACCAAAGACTTCTACCACTACAACTACAAGTGCTACTAAGCCTACTACGACGCCATCAGTCGCCACTCATCATCACTCACTACCACCGGCGTTGTCCAGAACCCGTTCCGCAGAACCCGTTACGACCGCCGCTGCCAACACGGACGGAGCGGTCACTTCCGAAGCAGTGGCTCCGCCACCGGTTCCACCCCGTCGCAAGCGGGAAAGTAAAGTCACTCGATTAGGTAAAGCCCACCAATAA
- the LOC6047073 gene encoding actin cytoskeleton-regulatory complex protein PAN1 isoform X2 translates to MSKFAWVTLATNDSYSLGALVVAHSLKRVHTAHQLAVLITPGVSESMKNKLRTVFNLVEEVNLLDSKDKSNLALLKRPELGITFTKLHCWRLTQYEKCVFLDADTLVLRNCDELFEREELSAAPDVGWPDCFNSGVYVYKPNLETFSSLMEYAVSHGSFDGGDQGLLNWYFSDWAHKDIAKHLPFVYNTSSVASYSYLPAFKQFGQNTKILHFIGTAKPWLQNFNSETRKVYIPGGYQHLANFLQFWWDIFCEDVHSRLSADMQRVFDPWIKPVPVSGSAYRSVGTDYLAPQGQQQHFHQGGQQFGDGGGGGGLDANGNYGTQAWHAREEFIPSYETLTEYVDPWEDYLRKQDEERERRALEGQKREEERLYFQYLDNQRNQEHQQWLQQQQQSDHTHHEHPHHEHHHHQANVFQSTEHWVENVQSRDQQGHWENPPQPAPQMPPTSDWQPEHHAEHHHHHPAEQQQHHDQSQGGTHTGHESGVSADGGGGGGGGGNEFHQQEQTQQHQESHPQQEQQHQEGDGSGLAGALSQLHLGEPKSSEQEAYEEHMRRQCWESGNIDYMGRDSFDNIWRRIKQTLDEAAAAAAAKESTPPTPVRAISPAPMRFRHSSKSRSRSTTPKRDMRDRSPTPQPEDNVPVEKKEVQIEPAIQEEDDGPSAAAQLDESAKRSKLPAPPVQYDPKTSTTTLTKKVFAGYQQVITTKSPEGKTHTHTKTVYDPSVDEVDAPIKVASAPVVETEQKATPPPVTSTSSSPPPRAEEVPTTKSTPPRVSASPKPQMPQPQQQQVAQETMAGKTPASTEPVKLIRRKRLSSPQATPPTATPPVTHALSSPSLPTAPKTVLTKTATAVKSPPKTSTTTTTSATKPTTTPSVATHHHSLPPALSRTRSAEPVTTAAANTDGAVTSEAVAPPPVPPRRKRESKVTRLGKAHQ, encoded by the exons AATTCGCCTGGGTGACGCTAGCGACCAATGATTCGTACTCGCTGGGCGCCCTGGTCGTGGCGCACTCGCTCAAGCGGGTCCACACGGCACACCAGCTGGCCGTCCTGATAACGCCCGGCGTGTCCGAGTCGATGAA gAACAAACTGCGCACAGTGTTCAACCTGGTCGAGGAGGTCAACCTGCTCGACTCGAAGGACAAAAGCAACCTGGCCCTGCTGAAGCGTCCCGAGCTGGGCATCACATTCACAAAGCTGCACTGCTGGCGCCTCACGCAGTACGAGAAGTGCGTCTTCCTGGACGCGGACACCCTGGTCCTTCGGAACTGCGACGAGCTGTTCGAGCGGGAGGAACTGTCGGCCGCTCCGGACGTCGGTTGGCCCGACTGCTTCAACTCGGGCGTGTACGTGTACAAGCCGAACCTGGAAACGTTCAGCAGCCTGATGGAGTACGCGGTGTCGCACGGCAGCTTCGACGGCGGCGACCAGGGCCTGCTCAACTGGTACTTTTCCGACTGGGCCCACAAGGACATTGCAAAGCACTTGCCGTTCGTGTACAACACCTCGTCGGTGGCGTCCTACTCGTACCTTCCGGCGTTTAAGCA GTTCGGCCAAAACACCAAGATCCTTCACTTTATCGGCACGGCCAAACCGTGGCTGCAGAACTTCAACTCGGAGACGCGCAAGGTTTACATCCCGGGCGGTTACCAGCATCTGGCCAACTTCCTTCAGTTCTGGTGGGACATCTTCTGCGAAGACGTCCACTCGCGCCTCAGCGCCGATATG CAACGCGTGTTTGATCCGTGGATTAAGCCCGTTCCGGTCAGTGGTAGTGCGTACCGGTCGGTGGGAACCGACTACTTGGCACCGCAAGGTCAGCAACAGCATTTCCACCAGGGTGGTCAGCAATTTGGTGAtggaggtggtggtggtggcttaGACGCTAACGGTAACTATGGCACGCAAGCTTGGCACGCGCGGGAAGAGTTCATTCCTAGCTATGAGACCCTGACGGAGTACGTAGACCCCTGGGAAGACTATCTGCGCAAGCAGGACGAAGAGCGCGAACGACGTGCTCTGGAAGGACAAAAGCGTGAAGAAGAACGACTGTACTTCCAGTATCTGGACAACCAACGCAACCAGGAACATCAACAATGGttgcaacaacagcagcaatcAGATCATACCCATCACGAACATCCTCATCACGAGCATCACCATCACCAAGCTAATGTTTTTCAGAGCACAGAGCACTGGGTAGAAAACGTGCAATCCCGTGACCAGCAGGGTCACTGGGAAAACCCGCCACAACCGGCACCACAAATGCCGCCGACCTCCGACTGGCAGCCGGAGCACCACGCGGAACACCATCATCACCATCCAGCAGAGCAACAACAGCACCACGATCAGTCACAGGGGGGAACTCATACGGGGCATGAGAGTGGCGTGAGTgccgatggtggtggtggtggtggcggcggcggcaatGAGTTCCATCAGCAGGAACAAACGCAACAACATCAAGAATCACACCCACAACAAGAACAGCAACATCAGGAAGGTGACGGG AGTGGCCTTGCCGGAGCGTTATCTCAGCTGCACCTCGGTGAACCGAAATCCAGCGAACAGGAAGCCTACGAGGAGCACATGCGCCGCCAGTGCTGGGAATCGGGCAACATTGACTACATGGGACGGGACTCGTTCGACAACATCTGGCGTCGCATCAAGCAAACCCTGGACGAAGCAGCAGCCGCGGCCGCTGCCAAGGAATCGACCCCGCCAACCCCGGTCCGTGCCATCAGTCCTGCTCCGATGCGCTTCCGCCACTCGTCCAAGTCCCGCTCGCGGTCCACCACGCCCAAACGGGACATGCGGGACCGGTCGCCCACTCCGCAGCCCGAGGACAACGTACCTGTCGAGAAGAAGGAAG TTCAAATCGAGCCGGCAATTCAGGAAGAGGACGACGGTCCAAGTGCGGCCGCCCAACTGGACGAGAGTGCCAAGCGTTCGAAACTGCCAGCGCCGCCGGTCCAGTACGATCCGAAGACGAGTACGACTACACTGACCAAGAAAGTATTTGCAGGTTACCAACAGGTCATCACCACGAAAAGTCCCGAGGGTAAGACCCATACGCATACCAAAACCGTGTACGACCCCAGTGTCGACGAGGTCGACGCTCCGATCAAAGTAGCCTCCGCCCCCGTCGTGGAAACCGAACAGAAAGCCACGCCCCCTCCAGTGACGTCCACTTCTTCGTCGCCACCACCACGAGCCGAAGAAGTGCCGACGACCAAATCGACTCCTCCACGAGTCTCAGCCTCTCCCAAACCTCAGATGCCgcagccgcagcagcagcaggttgcCCAGGAAACGATGGCAGGTAAAACTCCCGCATCCACTGAACCGGTCAAATTAATCCGTCGCAAGCGACTTTCGTCACCACAAGCCACGCCCCCCACAGCCACACCTCCAGTCACTCATGCGTTGTCGTCGCCATCTTTGCCTACTGCGCCGAAAACCGTGCTCACTAAGACCGCAACGGCTGTCAAATCCCCACCAAAGACTTCTACCACTACAACTACAAGTGCTACTAAGCCTACTACGACGCCATCAGTCGCCACTCATCATCACTCACTACCACCGGCGTTGTCCAGAACCCGTTCCGCAGAACCCGTTACGACCGCCGCTGCCAACACGGACGGAGCGGTCACTTCCGAAGCAGTGGCTCCGCCACCGGTTCCACCCCGTCGCAAGCGGGAAAGTAAAGTCACTCGATTAGGTAAAGCCCACCAATAA